A stretch of Mytilus edulis chromosome 11, xbMytEdul2.2, whole genome shotgun sequence DNA encodes these proteins:
- the LOC139494113 gene encoding 3'-5' ssDNA/RNA exonuclease TatD-like, protein MYAELMNGLLRELARSLGTSYPVGLEEKLNAIMRIRTQLPPTEFHISEVKLVDSFLKLNCMEPAADYKIPATPLMEIYHILHWKILKNLIGYLNSDEQLWLLKFEERKDKDGLQIGQLSTKLSGPLPIIDSHFHLDQLCRQMGSGAFQDLDDLGSQSIYKTELKYAIANFVFPSAWPNSAQRSEFRKDNRLRFTFGIHPKIISSSSTSSLDHNWTDLQNLLNSTKTVAVGEIGLDDSTNPSRRDFNRQITYFRKQLYLAAALNLTIVIHSRGKPSLHEHVLAILSEICKPDQLIHWHCFTCSTQLYSAAVSQFSNIVFGITPFILKNRYSNIVEIVKTFGITRLVLESDAPYIPLHSHTIGNPYSVHAVALKISELLQQPIEDVFKITTENSKKIYKLQ, encoded by the coding sequence ATGTACGCTGAGCTAATGAACGGTCTTCTACGAGAGTTAGCACGTTCATTAGGTACTTCCTACCCAGTAGGCCTTGAAGAGAAACTGAATGCCATAATGAGAATTAGGACACAATTGCCGCCTACAGAATTCCATATTTCTGAAGTTAAACTCGTGGAttctttcttgaaattgaattGTATGGAACCTGCTGCTGATTACAAAATTCCTGCCACTCCACTAATGGAAATCTATCATATTCTTCACTGGAAAATTCTCAAAAATCTCATTGGTTATTTGAATTCAGACGAACAACTTTGGCTTCTAAAATTCGAGGAAAGAAAGGACAAAGACGGACTTCAAATTGGACAGTTGAGCACAAAGTTATCCGGACCACTACCCATCATAGACTCTCACTTCCATCTAGACCAACTATGTAGGCAGATGGGTAGTGGAGCTTTCCAGGATCTGGATGACCTCGGCTCCCAAAGCATTTATAAGACAGAACTGAAATATGCCATTGCTAACTTTGTTTTTCCGTCAGCTTGGCCAAACTCAGCACAGCGCAGCGAATTCAGGAAAGATAACCGTTTAAGATTCACCTTTGGCATTCATCCTAAAATTATAAGCTCATCATCAACTTCATCTTTGGACCATAATTGGACTGatcttcaaaatttattaaattcaacaaaaacaGTGGCAGTAGGAGAGATTGGTTTAGATGATTCTACCAACCCTTCAAGGAGAGATTTCAACCGACAAATTACATATTTTAGAAAGCAACTGTATTTGGCAGCAGCATTGAATTTAACTATCGTTATACACTCAAGAGGAAAGCCATCACTGCATGAACATGTTTTGGCCATTCTAAGTGAAATATGCAAACCGGACCAATTAATTCATTGGCATTGTTTCACATGTTCTACTCAACTGTACTCAGCAGCCGTCAGTCAATTCTCTAACATTGTTTTTGGCATTACCCCATTTATTTTGAAGAACCGATACTCCAATATTGTAGAAATTGTGAAAACCTTTGGCATTACACGTTTAGTTTTGGAATCAGATGCTCCATATATCCCACTACATTCTCACACCATTGGAAACCCTTACTCCGTTCATGCAGTTGCACTTAAAATATCTGAACTTTTACAACAACCCATTGAAGATGTTTTCAAAATTACTAccgaaaattcaaagaaaatctaTAAATTACAGTGA